The proteins below are encoded in one region of Drosophila santomea strain STO CAGO 1482 chromosome 2R, Prin_Dsan_1.1, whole genome shotgun sequence:
- the LOC120444332 gene encoding rho guanine nucleotide exchange factor 18 isoform X1: MQPAANWHKKKENPEDPIMDNAGEDSDNDVVTDFLNSNCSESSEALVNGGSANRGASIESQNYCIPVINAPVPAPARAPVAPPAASTPASNNINNNNMIPTINVTPHSPALASKYNNIFEDTLSQLQNIRETVVQMKNSSSPSQHMQDGNLANHGLLSAAILSTSLPDLTGTGTGPASGGSNYAMWSSTAPQQCQFLHTDRRKSWTAVDDGSGAGDCTNKSVSLSSLDSEEQETIRVTEQRRRSARNSTGGISTHSLNEAELARDFERIAAKRSLATEIISRIPLQKSISTSSIIAKEDIKAIARHLTDSEDENQSLLRAHAKIEVYDTVEKRPKRGSIFFRKKKPKAKTKSLVGGQLSACDVCGAAITLAQIKEHHLECKVKKMGVGQDYYDGPDASTFSNPEDQPLIRSDLQFLNEAPIEAQDLGADPVLGIVLKEHDSWTPNVPRELLKTLKELQIKRQEHIYEFIMTEKHHCQTLIVMQKVFVESLERHFPSLNLNSMFPRLQQLTDLHTCFLRQLRLKQREQHMVDSIADILLDFFSLEQAQCLRLAYGEFCANHRSALDQFKLCLTEPSFAEWYKHCLQNPLLKKKGIPECILFVTQRLTKYPLLIEPLLKSARDNKLETDKLQHALNLVKSLLVDVDACVAEKELRERQLEIYGRVDAKSFAIYKNKPFRKTELGVESRRRLKFDGLATLMQGRAKTQLVLVVVLTDCLCFLSENSGHNKYSFFTPEHKAGVVPLQKLLIREKAGTESRGIYIISSNPDFPEMYELKVQTPKDKNTWIQTIRQAVLDCPATDIIEAEDLTAEEKLRIGVNKRETIEKMRQKDIEQALLLEEKLMLQFNLLKEQQPFGDVAGSNSNCSAANFLAAFGSYKDLVSADCDTAELWRRVLNTVQDISQLASTIYSAATGQPVSRTLSSVGEKQSEQYASPTLPKRAETFAGFDEKRGKLASKLVLTPRLQELEEKREPKNGSSSVSEQPLENNYAVLQVSHHLQTLLCIISQQMTTINNLQLQLALYRESPRSSAYTHKDQLEELRNLQDKQQEEKTAWQRQLKQQQEELAEMRAQQLQLQKQIKAEQEDVRQQREQLYKKMELLSSQGLLLSPSTPLPPVSNNHPPPAALFDDSHETDNGFSGTGSSTPSVGGTFDRRKEKWLSGSSSCKTPPVNLISANNAPKANATLVKQKLPMKLSSLSSSGNSSSRVDKSASFNSASPTPYISSGSVQQMFPLKLADRRTATPLNCTTTPTTGIVPQHSRTGSSPAIIQQATTTATPTQTPIGRAESVAHYTRTPTSSRTGIARTAGIAAATGTAPRAKPEEEEIYF, translated from the exons GATAACGCGGGCGAGGACAGCGACAATGATGTGGTCACCGATTTTCTGAACTCCAACTGCAGCGAGTCCTCGGAAGCGTTGGTCAATGGTGGCTCTGCCAACCGAGGCGCCTCCATCGAAAGCCAGAACTACTGCATACCCGTAATAAACGCACCTGTTCCTGCTCCAGCACGCGCCCCCGTTGCTCCGCCAGCCGCATCCACTCctgccagcaacaacatcaacaacaacaacatgatACCCACCATTAATGTGACGCCACACAGTCCAGCCCTGGCCTCCAAGTACAACAACATATTCGAGGACACGCTGAGCCAGCTGCAGAATATCCGTGAAACAGTCGTTCAGATGAAGAACTCCTCCTCTCCCAGCCAACACATGCAGGACGGCAACTTGGCCAATCATGGACTGCTTAGCGCAGCTATACTGAGTACCTCGCTGCCCGATCTCACGGGGACGGGCACGGGTCCCGCGTCCGGTGGCTCCAATTACGCCATGTGGTCGTCCACGGCACCGCAGCAGTGCCAGTTTCTTCACACAGACCGACGAAAGTCCTGGACAGCCGTGGACGATGGCAGTGGAGCTGGTGACTGCACCAACAAGAGCGTAAGCCTATCCAGCCTGGACAGCGAGGAGCAGGAAACCATTCGCGTCACCGAGCAGCGACGAAGGTCGGCCAGGAACAGCACTGGAG GTATTTCGACCCACTCACTAAACGAGGCGGAGCTTGCCCGTGACTTCGAGCGGATTGCAGCCAAACGAAGCCTGGCAACGGAGATCATCAGCCGAATACCGCTGCAGAAAAGCATATCGACGAGCTCAATTATCGCCAAGGAGGATATCAAAGCGATCGCCCGCCACCTCACTGACAGCGAGGATGAGAATCAAAGCCTGTTGCGGGCCCATGCAAAGATCGAGGTCTACGACACCGTAGAGAAGCGTCCCAAGCGCGGTTCTATATTCTTCCGCAAAAAGAAGCCCAAGGCGAAAACGAAGTCCTTGGTGGGAGGACAGCTTAGTGCGTGCGACGTTTGCGGTGCTGCAATCACACTGGCGCAGATCAAGGAGCATCACCTTGAGTGCAAGGTGAAGAAAATGGGCGTCGGTCAGGATTACTACGACGGCCCGGATGCTAGCACCTTTAGCAACCCAGAGGATCAGCCTCTAATTCGTTCCGATTTGCAGTTTCTCAACGAAGCGCCCATTGAAGCGCAGGATTTGGGAGCCGATCCCGTTTTAGGAATCGTTCTCAAGGAGCACGACTCCTGGACACCCAATGTGCCTAGGGAGTTACTCAAGACGCTTAAAGAATTGCAAATCAAGAGGCAGGAACATATCTATGAGTTCATTATGACCGAGAAGCATCACTGCCAGACACTGATCGTCATGCAGAAAGTATTCGTTGAGAGTCTGGAGCGGCACTTTCCATCACTCAACCTTAACAGCATGTTTCCGCGCCTGCAACAGCTCACCGATCTGCACACCTGCTTCCTGCGTCAGTTGCGACTAAAGCAACGTGAGCAGCACATGGTGGACAGCATTGCCGACATATTGCTTGATTTCTTCTCGTTGGAGCAGGCACAATGCCTGCGACTGGCCTACGGAGAGTTCTGTGCCAACCATCGCAGCGCTCTGGACCAGTTTAAGCTATGTCTGACCGAGCCGAGCTTTGCCGAGTGGTACAAGCACTGTCTACAGAATCCGTTGCTCAAGAAGAAGGGTATCCCCGAGTGTATCTTGTTTGTGACTCAGCGCCTTACCAAATATCCTTTGCTCATCGAACCACTGCTGAAGAGTGCCAGGGATAACAAGTTGGAGACAGACAAGCTTCAGCATGCCCTTAACCTGGTCAAATCCCTACTGGTCGATGTGGATGCGTGTGTGGCGGAGAAGGAGCTGCGCGAACGTCAGCTGGAAATCTATGGTCGTGTAGATGCCAAATCCTTTgctatttacaaaaataagcCCTTCCGAAAAACTGAGCTAGGTGTAGAGTCGCGACGTCGTCTGAAATTCGATGGATTGGCCACTCTCATGCAGGGCAGGGCTAAGACGCAGCTTGTCCTGGTCGTGGTGCTCACCGACTGCTTGTGCTTTCTTAGCGAGAACTCCGGTCACAACAAGTACTCGTTCTTTACGCCGGAGCACAAGGCTGGAGTGGTTCCTCTCCAGAAATTACTAATCCGCGAGAAGGCGGGCACCGAGTCCCGGGGAATATATATTATCAGTTCCAATCCGGACTTCCCAGAAATGTACGAGTTGAAAGTGCAGACGCCAAAGGACAAGAACACTTGGATTCAAACCATCCGTCAGGCTGTGCTTGACTGTCCCGCAACGGACATAATCGAGGCGGAGGATCTCACGGCGGAGGAAAAGCTGCGCATCGGAGTGAACAAAAGGGAGACCATTGAGAAGATGCGTCAAAAGGACATTGAACAGGCGCTACTGCTGGAGGAGAAACTTATGCTTCAGTTTAATTTGctcaaggagcagcagcccTTTGGAGATGTGGCCGGCAGCAATTCCAATTGCAGTGCAGCCAACTTCCTAGCGGCCTTTGGCTCATACAAGGATCTCGTCAGTGCCGACTGTGACACGGCGGAACTGTGGCGCAGAGTACTCAACACGGTGCAGGACATTAGCCAGTTAGCTTCAACAATCTACTCGGCTGCCACAGGTCAACCAGTGTCCAGAACTCTGAGTAGCGTAGGCGAGAAGCAAAGTGAGCAGTACGCTTCGCCCACTCTGCCAAAGCGGGCGGAAACTTTTGCTGGCTTCGACGAAAAGCGCGGCAAGCTGGCCTCCAAGCTAGTGCTAACACCCCGTCTTCAGGAATTAGAAGAAAAGCGAGAACCAAAAAACGGATCCAGCTCGGTGTCAGAGCAGCCGCTAGAGAACAACTATGCAGTGCTACAGGTGTCGCACCATCTGCAGACTCTGCTGTGCATCATCTCCCAGCAGATGACCACCATCAATAACCTGCAACTTCAGCTGGCCCTTTACAGGGAGAGTCCTCGCTCGAGTGCCTACACGCACAAGGATCAGTTGGAGGAGCTGCGCAACCTGCAGGACaagcagcaggaggagaaAACCGCCTGGCAGCGTCAGCTTAAGCAGCAACAGGAGGAACTCGCCGAGATGCGGGCACaacagctgcagttgcagaaGCAAATCAAAGCCGAGCAGGAGGATGTGCGTCAGCAGCGTGAACAGTTGTACAAAAAGATGGAGCTCCTCTCCAGTCAGGGTCTGTTGCTGTCGCCCAGCACTCCCCTGCCTCCGGTCAGCAATAATCATCCTCCACCTGCTGCGCTGTTCGATGACAGCCACGAGACAGACAATGGATTTAGTGGGACGGGCAGCAGCACGCCCAGTGTGGGCGGAACCTTCGATCGACGCAAAGAGAAATGGCTAAGTGGATCATCGAGCTGCAAAACTCCGCCTGTGAATTTGATCAGCGCTAACAATGCACCCAAAGCCAACGCCACTCTGGTTAAGCAAAAGCTGCCCATGAAGCTCTCCTCGCTCTCGTCCAGCGGCAATTCCAGCTCCCGCGTGGACAAGTCCGCCAGCTTTAATAGCGCATCTCCGACACCCTACATCTCCTCCGGCAGTGTGCAGCAGATGTTTCCTCTTAAGTTGGCTGACCGGCGAACAGCAACGCCCTTGAATTGTACAACGACGCCCACGACGGGAATTGTGCCGCAACACTCGCGAACAGGCAGCTCACCGGCAATCATCCAGCAAGCAACGACTACTGCTACTCCCACCCAGACCCCCATAGGCCGAGCGGAATCGGTGGCCCATTATACACGAACTCCGACGAGCAGCCGCACAGGAATTGCAAGAACGGCAGGAATCGCTGCGGCCACAGGCACAGCACCTCGAGCCAAGCCCGAGGAAGAGGAGATTTACTTCTGA
- the LOC120444332 gene encoding rho guanine nucleotide exchange factor 18 isoform X2: MDNAGEDSDNDVVTDFLNSNCSESSEALVNGGSANRGASIESQNYCIPVINAPVPAPARAPVAPPAASTPASNNINNNNMIPTINVTPHSPALASKYNNIFEDTLSQLQNIRETVVQMKNSSSPSQHMQDGNLANHGLLSAAILSTSLPDLTGTGTGPASGGSNYAMWSSTAPQQCQFLHTDRRKSWTAVDDGSGAGDCTNKSVSLSSLDSEEQETIRVTEQRRRSARNSTGGISTHSLNEAELARDFERIAAKRSLATEIISRIPLQKSISTSSIIAKEDIKAIARHLTDSEDENQSLLRAHAKIEVYDTVEKRPKRGSIFFRKKKPKAKTKSLVGGQLSACDVCGAAITLAQIKEHHLECKVKKMGVGQDYYDGPDASTFSNPEDQPLIRSDLQFLNEAPIEAQDLGADPVLGIVLKEHDSWTPNVPRELLKTLKELQIKRQEHIYEFIMTEKHHCQTLIVMQKVFVESLERHFPSLNLNSMFPRLQQLTDLHTCFLRQLRLKQREQHMVDSIADILLDFFSLEQAQCLRLAYGEFCANHRSALDQFKLCLTEPSFAEWYKHCLQNPLLKKKGIPECILFVTQRLTKYPLLIEPLLKSARDNKLETDKLQHALNLVKSLLVDVDACVAEKELRERQLEIYGRVDAKSFAIYKNKPFRKTELGVESRRRLKFDGLATLMQGRAKTQLVLVVVLTDCLCFLSENSGHNKYSFFTPEHKAGVVPLQKLLIREKAGTESRGIYIISSNPDFPEMYELKVQTPKDKNTWIQTIRQAVLDCPATDIIEAEDLTAEEKLRIGVNKRETIEKMRQKDIEQALLLEEKLMLQFNLLKEQQPFGDVAGSNSNCSAANFLAAFGSYKDLVSADCDTAELWRRVLNTVQDISQLASTIYSAATGQPVSRTLSSVGEKQSEQYASPTLPKRAETFAGFDEKRGKLASKLVLTPRLQELEEKREPKNGSSSVSEQPLENNYAVLQVSHHLQTLLCIISQQMTTINNLQLQLALYRESPRSSAYTHKDQLEELRNLQDKQQEEKTAWQRQLKQQQEELAEMRAQQLQLQKQIKAEQEDVRQQREQLYKKMELLSSQGLLLSPSTPLPPVSNNHPPPAALFDDSHETDNGFSGTGSSTPSVGGTFDRRKEKWLSGSSSCKTPPVNLISANNAPKANATLVKQKLPMKLSSLSSSGNSSSRVDKSASFNSASPTPYISSGSVQQMFPLKLADRRTATPLNCTTTPTTGIVPQHSRTGSSPAIIQQATTTATPTQTPIGRAESVAHYTRTPTSSRTGIARTAGIAAATGTAPRAKPEEEEIYF; this comes from the exons GATAACGCGGGCGAGGACAGCGACAATGATGTGGTCACCGATTTTCTGAACTCCAACTGCAGCGAGTCCTCGGAAGCGTTGGTCAATGGTGGCTCTGCCAACCGAGGCGCCTCCATCGAAAGCCAGAACTACTGCATACCCGTAATAAACGCACCTGTTCCTGCTCCAGCACGCGCCCCCGTTGCTCCGCCAGCCGCATCCACTCctgccagcaacaacatcaacaacaacaacatgatACCCACCATTAATGTGACGCCACACAGTCCAGCCCTGGCCTCCAAGTACAACAACATATTCGAGGACACGCTGAGCCAGCTGCAGAATATCCGTGAAACAGTCGTTCAGATGAAGAACTCCTCCTCTCCCAGCCAACACATGCAGGACGGCAACTTGGCCAATCATGGACTGCTTAGCGCAGCTATACTGAGTACCTCGCTGCCCGATCTCACGGGGACGGGCACGGGTCCCGCGTCCGGTGGCTCCAATTACGCCATGTGGTCGTCCACGGCACCGCAGCAGTGCCAGTTTCTTCACACAGACCGACGAAAGTCCTGGACAGCCGTGGACGATGGCAGTGGAGCTGGTGACTGCACCAACAAGAGCGTAAGCCTATCCAGCCTGGACAGCGAGGAGCAGGAAACCATTCGCGTCACCGAGCAGCGACGAAGGTCGGCCAGGAACAGCACTGGAG GTATTTCGACCCACTCACTAAACGAGGCGGAGCTTGCCCGTGACTTCGAGCGGATTGCAGCCAAACGAAGCCTGGCAACGGAGATCATCAGCCGAATACCGCTGCAGAAAAGCATATCGACGAGCTCAATTATCGCCAAGGAGGATATCAAAGCGATCGCCCGCCACCTCACTGACAGCGAGGATGAGAATCAAAGCCTGTTGCGGGCCCATGCAAAGATCGAGGTCTACGACACCGTAGAGAAGCGTCCCAAGCGCGGTTCTATATTCTTCCGCAAAAAGAAGCCCAAGGCGAAAACGAAGTCCTTGGTGGGAGGACAGCTTAGTGCGTGCGACGTTTGCGGTGCTGCAATCACACTGGCGCAGATCAAGGAGCATCACCTTGAGTGCAAGGTGAAGAAAATGGGCGTCGGTCAGGATTACTACGACGGCCCGGATGCTAGCACCTTTAGCAACCCAGAGGATCAGCCTCTAATTCGTTCCGATTTGCAGTTTCTCAACGAAGCGCCCATTGAAGCGCAGGATTTGGGAGCCGATCCCGTTTTAGGAATCGTTCTCAAGGAGCACGACTCCTGGACACCCAATGTGCCTAGGGAGTTACTCAAGACGCTTAAAGAATTGCAAATCAAGAGGCAGGAACATATCTATGAGTTCATTATGACCGAGAAGCATCACTGCCAGACACTGATCGTCATGCAGAAAGTATTCGTTGAGAGTCTGGAGCGGCACTTTCCATCACTCAACCTTAACAGCATGTTTCCGCGCCTGCAACAGCTCACCGATCTGCACACCTGCTTCCTGCGTCAGTTGCGACTAAAGCAACGTGAGCAGCACATGGTGGACAGCATTGCCGACATATTGCTTGATTTCTTCTCGTTGGAGCAGGCACAATGCCTGCGACTGGCCTACGGAGAGTTCTGTGCCAACCATCGCAGCGCTCTGGACCAGTTTAAGCTATGTCTGACCGAGCCGAGCTTTGCCGAGTGGTACAAGCACTGTCTACAGAATCCGTTGCTCAAGAAGAAGGGTATCCCCGAGTGTATCTTGTTTGTGACTCAGCGCCTTACCAAATATCCTTTGCTCATCGAACCACTGCTGAAGAGTGCCAGGGATAACAAGTTGGAGACAGACAAGCTTCAGCATGCCCTTAACCTGGTCAAATCCCTACTGGTCGATGTGGATGCGTGTGTGGCGGAGAAGGAGCTGCGCGAACGTCAGCTGGAAATCTATGGTCGTGTAGATGCCAAATCCTTTgctatttacaaaaataagcCCTTCCGAAAAACTGAGCTAGGTGTAGAGTCGCGACGTCGTCTGAAATTCGATGGATTGGCCACTCTCATGCAGGGCAGGGCTAAGACGCAGCTTGTCCTGGTCGTGGTGCTCACCGACTGCTTGTGCTTTCTTAGCGAGAACTCCGGTCACAACAAGTACTCGTTCTTTACGCCGGAGCACAAGGCTGGAGTGGTTCCTCTCCAGAAATTACTAATCCGCGAGAAGGCGGGCACCGAGTCCCGGGGAATATATATTATCAGTTCCAATCCGGACTTCCCAGAAATGTACGAGTTGAAAGTGCAGACGCCAAAGGACAAGAACACTTGGATTCAAACCATCCGTCAGGCTGTGCTTGACTGTCCCGCAACGGACATAATCGAGGCGGAGGATCTCACGGCGGAGGAAAAGCTGCGCATCGGAGTGAACAAAAGGGAGACCATTGAGAAGATGCGTCAAAAGGACATTGAACAGGCGCTACTGCTGGAGGAGAAACTTATGCTTCAGTTTAATTTGctcaaggagcagcagcccTTTGGAGATGTGGCCGGCAGCAATTCCAATTGCAGTGCAGCCAACTTCCTAGCGGCCTTTGGCTCATACAAGGATCTCGTCAGTGCCGACTGTGACACGGCGGAACTGTGGCGCAGAGTACTCAACACGGTGCAGGACATTAGCCAGTTAGCTTCAACAATCTACTCGGCTGCCACAGGTCAACCAGTGTCCAGAACTCTGAGTAGCGTAGGCGAGAAGCAAAGTGAGCAGTACGCTTCGCCCACTCTGCCAAAGCGGGCGGAAACTTTTGCTGGCTTCGACGAAAAGCGCGGCAAGCTGGCCTCCAAGCTAGTGCTAACACCCCGTCTTCAGGAATTAGAAGAAAAGCGAGAACCAAAAAACGGATCCAGCTCGGTGTCAGAGCAGCCGCTAGAGAACAACTATGCAGTGCTACAGGTGTCGCACCATCTGCAGACTCTGCTGTGCATCATCTCCCAGCAGATGACCACCATCAATAACCTGCAACTTCAGCTGGCCCTTTACAGGGAGAGTCCTCGCTCGAGTGCCTACACGCACAAGGATCAGTTGGAGGAGCTGCGCAACCTGCAGGACaagcagcaggaggagaaAACCGCCTGGCAGCGTCAGCTTAAGCAGCAACAGGAGGAACTCGCCGAGATGCGGGCACaacagctgcagttgcagaaGCAAATCAAAGCCGAGCAGGAGGATGTGCGTCAGCAGCGTGAACAGTTGTACAAAAAGATGGAGCTCCTCTCCAGTCAGGGTCTGTTGCTGTCGCCCAGCACTCCCCTGCCTCCGGTCAGCAATAATCATCCTCCACCTGCTGCGCTGTTCGATGACAGCCACGAGACAGACAATGGATTTAGTGGGACGGGCAGCAGCACGCCCAGTGTGGGCGGAACCTTCGATCGACGCAAAGAGAAATGGCTAAGTGGATCATCGAGCTGCAAAACTCCGCCTGTGAATTTGATCAGCGCTAACAATGCACCCAAAGCCAACGCCACTCTGGTTAAGCAAAAGCTGCCCATGAAGCTCTCCTCGCTCTCGTCCAGCGGCAATTCCAGCTCCCGCGTGGACAAGTCCGCCAGCTTTAATAGCGCATCTCCGACACCCTACATCTCCTCCGGCAGTGTGCAGCAGATGTTTCCTCTTAAGTTGGCTGACCGGCGAACAGCAACGCCCTTGAATTGTACAACGACGCCCACGACGGGAATTGTGCCGCAACACTCGCGAACAGGCAGCTCACCGGCAATCATCCAGCAAGCAACGACTACTGCTACTCCCACCCAGACCCCCATAGGCCGAGCGGAATCGGTGGCCCATTATACACGAACTCCGACGAGCAGCCGCACAGGAATTGCAAGAACGGCAGGAATCGCTGCGGCCACAGGCACAGCACCTCGAGCCAAGCCCGAGGAAGAGGAGATTTACTTCTGA